The following are encoded in a window of Actinomycetota bacterium genomic DNA:
- the coaBC gene encoding bifunctional phosphopantothenoylcysteine decarboxylase/phosphopantothenate--cysteine ligase CoaBC, protein MSFARRRIVVGVSAGIAAYKVVEVARRLTQAGAEVQVVMTPAATHFVGALTFASLTGRPVPTDLFAGPPGPAEGPIVHTALARWAEAVLLAPATADLLAKMAGGHADDLLTAFLLATRAPVVAAPAMHTEMWEHPATQANAALLRERGIRLVGPAEGALAGPDAGPGRLAEPETLLAALADVLDGAAAEASALGGRRVLVTAGGTQEPLDAVRYLGNRSSGRMGYAVAAAALRRGAQVTLVSAPTRLEAPAGAELVAVRTAAEMRHAVLGAAECAEVVVMAAAVADWRPVGPSDAKHKKAEGPPAVVLEATEDILAALGSRRRPGQVLVGFAAETADPEAGARDKLAAKGVDIVVGNLVGVADSGFEVDSTRAVIVGRDGAVQRPPLLSKDALAGVILDRVEGLLAPP, encoded by the coding sequence ATGAGCTTCGCCCGGCGGCGCATCGTCGTCGGCGTCTCCGCCGGGATCGCCGCCTATAAGGTCGTCGAGGTCGCCCGGCGCCTCACGCAGGCCGGGGCCGAGGTCCAGGTGGTGATGACCCCGGCGGCCACCCACTTCGTGGGGGCGCTCACCTTTGCATCGCTGACCGGGCGTCCGGTGCCGACCGACCTGTTCGCCGGGCCACCGGGGCCGGCTGAGGGCCCCATTGTCCACACCGCCCTGGCCCGCTGGGCCGAGGCCGTCCTGCTGGCCCCCGCCACCGCCGACCTCCTGGCCAAGATGGCGGGAGGGCATGCCGACGACCTCCTGACCGCCTTCCTGCTCGCCACCCGGGCGCCGGTGGTGGCCGCTCCGGCGATGCACACCGAGATGTGGGAGCACCCGGCCACCCAGGCCAACGCCGCGCTCCTCCGGGAGCGGGGCATCCGCCTCGTCGGCCCCGCCGAGGGGGCGCTGGCCGGGCCCGACGCCGGGCCCGGGCGGCTGGCGGAGCCCGAGACCCTTCTCGCCGCCCTCGCCGACGTGCTCGACGGAGCCGCCGCCGAGGCGAGTGCGCTCGGGGGCCGCAGGGTGCTCGTCACCGCGGGCGGGACCCAGGAGCCCCTGGACGCGGTGCGCTACCTCGGCAACCGGTCCTCGGGGCGGATGGGCTACGCCGTGGCGGCGGCTGCGCTCCGCCGGGGGGCGCAGGTCACGCTGGTCTCCGCCCCCACCCGCCTGGAGGCGCCCGCCGGTGCCGAGCTCGTGGCGGTGCGCACCGCCGCCGAGATGCGGCACGCCGTGCTCGGGGCGGCGGAATGCGCCGAGGTCGTGGTCATGGCGGCTGCGGTCGCCGATTGGCGGCCGGTGGGCCCGAGCGACGCCAAGCACAAGAAGGCCGAGGGCCCGCCCGCAGTGGTGCTGGAGGCCACCGAGGACATCCTCGCCGCCCTGGGCAGCCGGCGCCGGCCCGGTCAGGTCCTGGTGGGTTTCGCCGCCGAGACCGCCGATCCCGAGGCGGGGGCACGGGACAAGCTCGCCGCCAAAGGGGTCGACATCGTCGTGGGCAACCTGGTGGGGGTGGCCGACTCCGGCTTCGAGGTGGATTCCACCCGGGCGGTCATCGTCGGCCGGGACGGGGCGGTACAGCGCCCGCCGCTGCTGAGCAAGGACGCCCTGGCCGGGGTGATCCTCGACCGCGTGGAGGGGCTGCTCGCCCCACCGTGA
- the gmk gene encoding guanylate kinase, whose translation MSGPSGAGKGTIVQGLLERRPDLQLSVSYTTRPPRPMEREGEHYFFVTTDEFAYMRQRGEFVECADVHGNHYGTHRKTIEHALAAGRDVLLEIDVQGAAQVKRQIPDAVLIFIEPPSLAVLEERLRNRRTEQAEALSRRLADAYDELRQKRSFDGVVVNDEVDRAVDEVLQLMQKAKRSRLDETLTKKEPTT comes from the coding sequence ATCTCCGGGCCGTCGGGAGCCGGGAAGGGGACCATCGTCCAGGGGCTACTGGAACGCCGGCCCGACCTGCAGCTCTCGGTGTCCTACACCACGCGCCCCCCGCGCCCGATGGAGCGCGAGGGGGAGCACTACTTCTTCGTCACCACCGATGAGTTCGCCTACATGCGCCAGCGGGGTGAGTTCGTCGAGTGCGCCGATGTGCACGGCAACCACTACGGCACCCACCGCAAGACCATCGAGCACGCCTTGGCGGCGGGCCGGGACGTCCTGCTGGAGATCGACGTGCAGGGCGCGGCGCAGGTGAAGCGCCAGATCCCCGACGCCGTGCTCATCTTCATCGAGCCCCCGTCGCTGGCCGTGCTGGAGGAGCGCCTGCGCAACCGGCGCACCGAGCAGGCGGAGGCGCTCAGCCGCCGCTTGGCCGATGCCTACGACGAGCTGCGCCAGAAACGGTCCTTTGACGGCGTCGTGGTGAACGACGAGGTCGACCGTGCCGTGGACGAGGTGTTACAACTTATGCAAAAGGCAAAGCGATCGAGACTTGACGAGACCTTGACCAAAAAGGAGCCCACCACTTGA
- the mihF gene encoding integration host factor, actinobacterial type: protein MVPPPPRTEEQRREALAKAAESRRLRAGIMEELRSGRTTLAGLLARVDDETVGKMKVSDALQTMRGVGKIRAGRIMDRLGIAESRRLGGLGTRQIESLLNEFTD from the coding sequence GTGGTCCCACCGCCGCCGCGGACCGAGGAGCAGCGCCGCGAGGCGCTCGCCAAGGCGGCAGAATCGCGGCGGCTCCGGGCGGGCATCATGGAGGAGCTCCGCTCGGGTAGGACGACGCTCGCCGGGCTGCTCGCCCGGGTGGACGACGAGACCGTGGGGAAGATGAAGGTGTCCGACGCACTGCAGACCATGCGAGGAGTCGGCAAGATCCGGGCCGGGCGCATCATGGACCGCCTCGGCATCGCCGAGTCCCGTCGCCTGGGAGGGCTAGGCACCCGGCAGATCGAATCGCTCCTGAACGAATTTACCGACTAA
- a CDS encoding choice-of-anchor D domain-containing protein, which yields MAEKKSFWASIPGIVTGLAALVTGLATLSTFVLTAHHGGSGNSPASATSPSVSAAPSPTGTATPGPTPTDSGSLPDTATPGTTTGPVPQGSAPSPAASGLANLTATPTSLNLGTAAMGHTSAPATVTITNPGPTPATLDGVAVNGANAATFNITGSTCGTGAKLAAGQTCTVTLTFTPASPAVTNASLVVSYRPDPGSNVTIPLTGTGSLL from the coding sequence ATGGCCGAGAAGAAATCCTTCTGGGCCTCCATTCCGGGCATAGTGACTGGCCTCGCCGCGCTGGTAACCGGTCTGGCGACCCTCAGCACATTTGTTCTCACGGCGCACCACGGTGGGTCGGGGAACAGCCCGGCGTCGGCAACGTCGCCGAGCGTTTCCGCCGCGCCCTCACCGACCGGCACCGCCACCCCCGGCCCGACGCCCACCGACTCCGGGTCCCTGCCGGACACCGCGACGCCGGGCACCACCACGGGCCCGGTTCCGCAGGGCTCCGCACCGAGCCCGGCCGCGAGCGGCCTGGCCAACCTCACGGCCACCCCGACCAGCCTCAACCTGGGGACCGCCGCGATGGGCCACACCTCGGCGCCCGCCACCGTGACCATCACCAACCCCGGGCCCACGCCCGCCACGCTGGACGGGGTGGCAGTGAACGGGGCCAATGCCGCCACGTTCAACATCACCGGCAGTACGTGCGGCACCGGGGCGAAGCTGGCCGCCGGCCAGACGTGTACCGTCACCCTCACGTTCACGCCGGCCAGCCCCGCGGTCACGAACGCCAGCCTGGTGGTGAGCTATCGCCCCGACCCCGGGTCGAACGTCACCATCCCCCTGACGGGCACCGGGTCGCTGCTCTAA
- the metK gene encoding methionine adenosyltransferase: protein MPRRSLFTSESVTEGHPDKLADRISDAVLDDIMATDPMGRVACETLVTTGVVLVAGEISTNTYVDVPSIVRREVNSVGYTRAKFGFDGDTCGVLTAIQEQSPDIALGVDTAYEAREPVGDGDAFDREGAGDQGMMFGYACRERPDIDTELMPIPIWLAHRMAERLAEVRKSGQIPYLRPDGKTQVSIVYEDGRPVAIDTILISAQHQSEVDIETLLKPDLYDHVVRTTVPEALWSDGIRFLVNPTGRFEIGGPQADTGLTGRKIIVDTYGGMCAHGGGAFSGKDPTKVDRSAAYMARYAAKNLVASGVVDRCEVRIAYAIGVAHPVSVSVDDRGTAKVDPQKLEIFVKDFFDFRPAAIIQNLDLRRPIYKATSSYGHFGRPDKDTFTWERMDRAEEIAAAARDL, encoded by the coding sequence ATGCCAAGGCGTTCCCTGTTCACCTCGGAGTCGGTCACCGAAGGCCACCCGGACAAGCTGGCGGACCGCATCTCCGATGCCGTCCTGGACGACATCATGGCCACCGACCCGATGGGCCGGGTGGCGTGCGAGACCCTGGTCACCACCGGCGTCGTGCTGGTGGCGGGCGAGATCTCGACCAACACCTACGTCGATGTGCCCAGCATCGTGCGCCGGGAGGTCAACTCCGTGGGCTACACCCGGGCGAAGTTCGGCTTCGACGGCGACACCTGCGGCGTGCTCACCGCCATCCAGGAGCAGTCGCCCGACATCGCCCTCGGGGTGGACACCGCCTACGAGGCGCGCGAGCCCGTCGGTGACGGCGACGCCTTCGACAGGGAAGGCGCCGGGGACCAGGGCATGATGTTCGGCTACGCCTGCCGCGAGCGGCCCGACATCGACACCGAGCTGATGCCCATCCCGATCTGGCTGGCGCACCGCATGGCAGAGCGCCTCGCCGAGGTGCGCAAGAGCGGCCAGATCCCCTACCTGCGCCCGGACGGCAAGACCCAGGTCAGCATCGTCTACGAGGACGGCCGGCCGGTGGCGATCGATACCATCCTCATCTCGGCGCAGCACCAGTCCGAGGTGGACATCGAGACCCTGCTGAAGCCGGACCTGTACGACCATGTTGTGCGGACGACCGTGCCCGAGGCCCTGTGGTCCGACGGCATCCGCTTCCTGGTGAACCCGACCGGCCGCTTCGAGATCGGCGGCCCGCAGGCCGACACCGGGCTCACGGGGCGCAAGATCATCGTCGACACCTACGGCGGCATGTGCGCCCACGGGGGCGGCGCCTTCTCGGGCAAGGACCCGACGAAGGTGGACCGCTCGGCGGCCTACATGGCGCGCTACGCGGCGAAGAACCTGGTCGCCTCGGGCGTGGTCGACCGCTGCGAGGTGCGCATCGCCTATGCCATCGGTGTGGCCCACCCGGTCTCGGTGTCGGTGGACGACCGGGGCACGGCGAAGGTGGACCCGCAGAAGCTGGAGATCTTCGTGAAGGACTTCTTCGACTTCCGCCCGGCGGCGATCATCCAGAACCTGGACCTGCGCCGGCCGATCTACAAGGCCACGAGTTCCTACGGGCACTTCGGGCGACCGGACAAGGACACCTTCACCTGGGAGCGGATGGACCGGGCGGAGGAGATCGCCGCCGCAGCCCGGGACCTCTAA
- the rpoZ gene encoding DNA-directed RNA polymerase subunit omega produces the protein MIHPKIETLMKKVDSRYTLVILAAKRARQINSYYSQLGEGIRDFVPPQVSRLGEHAKSLSIALEEVADGKFGYERPVEVEARVK, from the coding sequence TTGATCCACCCCAAGATCGAGACCCTGATGAAGAAGGTCGACAGCCGCTACACGCTGGTGATTCTGGCTGCCAAGCGGGCGCGCCAGATCAACTCCTACTACTCGCAGCTGGGCGAGGGGATCCGCGACTTCGTCCCGCCCCAGGTCTCCCGGCTGGGCGAGCACGCCAAGTCCCTGTCGATCGCCCTCGAGGAGGTCGCCGACGGCAAGTTCGGCTACGAGCGGCCGGTCGAGGTCGAGGCCCGGGTCAAGTAG